The genome window GCAAGCGATAAACACGACAAACTCAAGGATCgcctcagcttcagcttgggACGTAAAAAGAGCACGAATTTGCTTTCGTAATTCCAACATGCACGTACCTATCACGTCTACATACGGGAAGGGGGAACTCGGAATGCATTACATCGTTGTGTTCCGGGGGTGTTAGTGGATGGCAGGATACGGATACCCATGCGCTTTGAATGAAGCACTCACTGCATGAGACAAGAGCATAATAAGGCGACGGGGGTCCTCAGAAGCATTCAGCATTTGGGTCTCTGGCATTTTGTTGTCCTGAGCCTCAGGAGAAACAGGTTTGCCGTAGCCTGCATTATGTGAAGGCAAGAAGGCCTAATTACAGAAGGTACCAAGTAGAAGATGGAACACGGGTGCATGGAGCAGAAGGCAAACTTGGTTATTACTGCTCGAATGGGCTTGTTTGATCGATAAATGTTGACCGAGAGCCGAATAAGACCACCCATAGCGTGGCAGTTGTATTATACATAGGTGTCTGGAGGTCCTGGTCGGAAGCCCTCGTAAGCTTAGACAGGCCTTTGTGCATTTAGCTATTTTGGTATATTttgaacaagacaagacgCCTACGAGCGAGCTGAGGAGATAACGTCTGGAACATTATGTGTATGTTCAGCATTACACGTATGCAATAAGATTACCTTCACTACTATATCATGAAGAGGGTTCCGCATCTCGTCCTGTCTCGTTCCATATCGTATCCATATCAAAGAGTAGTACTCCCACGCATGGTCTCCCGTGATtcatatcaacaacaaaAACTCCAGTTCCAAGATTAGCCGGACTCCATTGATGCCTAGAAAAGTCTACCATGTCCTCTTTTTACAGCTGCGCCTTGTATGTGGCACCCCGCTAATCAACCAAGTATGAGCTCATAAAGGATGATAACGGAATTGACAAAGATCAGTGGCACTATTGCTACGTTAGTTCCTCGTATTGCAGATGGCGTAGTAGTAGCTCGTTATGTTTGCGCGGCGTGGGTTTGGGCGTTGAACGTACTCCTCATGATGGTTCGGACACTCGcgatgagattgatgatcttggctttgacgCTGGCATCGGGGCCAGCGCCGAACGCAGGGTCGTAAGAAGCGGGAGAGAGATTGACTGGGGGATCAGGTTAGATATGAAATTCGCGGGGCTATATAGACTTGAGCAGGGAGGGAGAATTTCGTACTGCGCGCGAGAAAACGATCTTCGGAGAGGAC of Fusarium oxysporum Fo47 chromosome I, complete sequence contains these proteins:
- a CDS encoding Yos1-like protein; translated protein: MWFFGSFLYVCILLINAVAVLSEDRFLARINLSPASYDPAFGAGPDASVKAKIINLIASVRTIMRMPLIFVNSVIILYELILG